TCAGTATAATAACAAACAAATGCAAGACAAAAACAGAAACTCACCTTTCCAATCACAAACCATTCATTATCTTGCCAAGACTGACGCACCCGGATGTTGGATTTGTGAACTTTGAACTCCTCATGAGATCCCAATAGCCTAGCCAAATAATAATCCCTGCCTAAGACCTTCGAAACCATGGCTATTTTCCACGAACCAACATCAAACACTTCCACCACATCTCCAACCGCCCAACTCTCCACACTTCCCACAGGAGGGAAAGGCCTAATGGCCTTCCTTGGCACTCGCTCAACAAGTGCCTCACTTCCCATGCTGCAAGAACCTTCGAATACAACACTGTAAGTGCGTCCATTATCTGAGATAATCCTAGCACAACGCCACTCACCTGGAGGCACCTCTTTCTTTATCAGTACCTCAACTTTACCCCCCTTCTTGAATCTCATGATTGTTATGCTAACGCAAAACTCAAAATCACAAAACCTGTACcaacaaagaaaattatatgTTACAATCAGAGGGATCTCTTTTTACTCGAAACATATCAAATAGTACACTTTTCATCCAATGGGTCATTGATTGCAATAGCCATAAAGAAATGCAGAAGCAATTCCAAGAGCAGTTAGCAGTAACATCATGCTGTGCGAACTGTTTATATGACCCTgacaattaaaaataacatttaacTTCTTTTCAGGAAACAACCAATCATTCTGATGTTTATCGGAACAACCAtcatgtgtgtgcatgtgtatatatattttaacttcttTTCATCATATGCTTTAACTTGAAATCAtaatcttttttcaaagagaattaACAATCCAATAAAACCAATCACATGTaaacaaaatcagaaaagaaaaaacaaaatctagaaTACGGGTGCTAGATCATGTACAAATTAATTACACAACAATTAGTTTCAATAGAAAATCTTACAACCCAAATATAAACAACAGAACTACTAAATCAAAGGCTAAGATagcatatatttaaataaatcgataatccaaatcaaaacaaaacaaaatcagaaaagaaaaaacaaaatctagaaTACGGGTGCTAGATCATGCACAAATTAATTACACATCAATTAGTTTCAATAGAAAATCTTACAATCCAAATATATACAACAGAACTACTAAATCAAAGGCTAAGATagcatatatttaaataaatcgataatccaaaatcaaaacaaaacaaactcatcaagcaaaaaaacaaacatgtccTGTGCAACcactgaattaaaaaaaatagaagcaaaagataaaacactttcattCTTTAAGCATGCAGAGAACATCAAACACAAAAGAGcgagagaaaaaagaaccaaattATTTGAGCTCGTACCAAAATAAATGCAGATAGGATCAAAATAAACAAGTATTCAGAGaaataatcaaaaccctagaacTCGAATTGAGGATAGAATTCACTGACCTTCCACGATGATCGTGCGGAATTCGGACACTGAGGAATCCTGCTTTCTTTTCTTGAACGAGTTGTGCTTCTCATTCAAATGGATTTGTGTTTCTTGTGATCTGTGGCTTGAAAGGGGGAAAAGAGCTAgggtttgtgaaaataaaaatatcgtaTATTcgtatatttaaatttttagttaCCCAATAAATAGGTGTTTTTTCTTTCgtgggttttaagttttgaaatatCAACGatataaaataggaaaaatgatatttgtaaatattttatatttttttaaaaataaataaataaatataaaattcatataaaagttttagatttttaacaaaatctcacttttaaaaaaaaaaatgtacgatacttatataatttataattgtatttcACAAAAAAGTAACGATATGCCGTGCGCAcaactctttttcttctttttgtttgaaaaaaaaaaaggggaactGTGGACGGAGTGTCATTAATCAAATTGACTTGTAAACACGAGAATTGAAAACGGAGTGTCATTATTCAAATCGAggaattttctaaatttctgataaatgaaaaaatcttgttgtatgatgggaaaaaaaaatatatatatatatatattttgtttttgcaaattTATCTCTTTAAATATGTCTCTATCCTCTGAGAAATTGGATATATTaagcaatatgaaatattcGGGTTAGATACCTTTCCAAGATAGGTTGTTGGGTGctaagaggagagagaggaaaaaaaaaaaacagaggttGTTGGGTGGAATATCATTTCCTATATCTTGGTCATACCATACTTGTACTCGAAGAATAGCATCCTCTCACAAATCATCTAACCATAAATTGGTGCGATtactttggtttttctttttcttttgacacTTCTTTGAACGGAGTTAAAGGCACAATAGTGGAAATGGTCGAGATAAAGGtttaaattatatagaaaagACATACAGATTGTGAATTATAATTGACAGTTTTTCATATGTGTAGATTGAATCATTATTCGGACTGAATCaagatagtttttaaaaaaaaaaattatttattgatctTTTAACCATTATTTTGTTATGATCATAAAGATTAAagatttaaccaaattagtaacCAACAATCCTAAAGCTCTTGAATTAATGattgggtctttaacaattaGTATCAGAGTAGGGATCACGTCACACTAATTTAAGTTACAGAAGGAATTATCtaaatgatgaattaaaatactttgatattatatatggatATAGTGTTAAGTCATTAAATACTGATAGATAAGTGAAGTTGCCAAAATGAAAATGGCTACCACTAGGTAAGTGTCGATAAAATGAGTCGTCGTAAACGTTGGATTCGAAAgcgtaataaaatattatgatcctaaaaattacaaatttaactaaattagtatcaATCAATGACTCAAGTTAACTGTAAGAGAACTTTATatggttaaaataaaaaaagtaagagaACTTGATATAAGAAAGATGTTTAGTAATGCTATACAACCTCTGCAATCTctacatactatatattttaaaattttaattttttttaaactaattcattattcatgtattaaatattttataaaagaaaaaaataataaaaatttaaaaaaatagggaGTATGGAGATTGTGTAAATAGTAAGAGACTgcatagattttttcttatcccaagtttggattttggaaaactaacaaaattataaaaggcaaaggtttatttaaaaaatatatatatatatatatatatatatatttttacatcaGAACGATAACAATAAAGCCAAATGTTTTTTACCTCTTCTTCAGAGATGAGTATCCACATCCCAACCctcactgtaaaaaaaaaaaaaataaaaaataaaaatcctcttTCAGCTTGGAGTTTAATCGATCTTGTCAGATGAATCGAGCCTGTAATTGAAGCAACGCATAATTACTCGTTCTTAGTTTATCAactgaaaattaataaaacagtGGCTGCTTCCCCGGACACTCCCGGGTCTCGTTTGTTCTCTTAACGATGATAATCTTTTTCGAAGAAAGGGGATGGGGGAGAGATTAGTTTGCCATACAGACATGCATGTCACTGAACAATACAAAAAGACATTTGATACCGCATCTTGCTTGTCTTCAGGAACTGTTCTCCAATATGTGACTTGACCGAATCGCCTGTCTTCTACAGCATTTTGAACGTGTGTATGTGCAACTTATCCTCAACATTTGTTTCGTCTTACAACACTGGCAACATCTTGAATCGCTAACAGGCTTTTGAACCTCCTAGACAATGTGATAGGAAATATGGGGTGGATATTAGATTGATACCTAGATTGTAACTATTTCAAAAGTAGTGGCAATACTTAATTATCAGGTCGATCTCATTGCAATCTAGAAAGTTAGGCATGGGTATCGCCTCACCAAATGGAAAAATCTGCATCTTTTAAACAGATGGCTCGGCAAATAGATATCTGATTAAGGGAGAAACCACTGCTATGCTTAAACTGTTACCCAGCAATGCATACCTGCAGCAAAAGAAACTGAATTATTTCACATATTAGCCAAATAGAGTCTTCTTCTACAATGATATGTTCAGAGGTAGTAgctgatttttcataaatagaaGAATCAGAAGAGTAAAAGAAGGCATATCGGAATTAAATTCGTGAATAACGTACCGTTGTCTAAGGCTTATGTGCTGTGGAAAGTGAAAGTCTTCCGGAAATGAATGTAGATTGGCAACCTAATTGTTGTGTGTGGGTTGGGGGGGGATCTCTCACATTAGCAAAAATGAAATTGGAAAAGGTAAACAACCAAAAGAAAAGTGAAACAAACGCACACACAAAGCATAATGCACATACCTCCCTAGGAGTAAAAAATCTAAGGCATTG
This genomic interval from Juglans microcarpa x Juglans regia isolate MS1-56 chromosome 4D, Jm3101_v1.0, whole genome shotgun sequence contains the following:
- the LOC121261313 gene encoding uncharacterized protein LOC121261313 isoform X2, which translates into the protein MRFKKGGKVEVLIKKEVPPGEWRCARIISDNGRTYSVVFEGSCSMGSEALVERVPRKAIRPFPPVGSVESWAVGDVVEVFDVGSWKIAMVSKVLGRDYYLARLLGSHEEFKVHKSNIRVRQSWQDNEWFVIGKGQGSCEVVKSDKPSSLNCHHMISEFPQFNTRRKMQTGNNCVAAQDNTCFQESHIVSSRTLKRFSPYFSSHFEANTRTMRGIQKEGEHRRLISESVSPLLEKGQSWRLACLASKGLKMMLDFAAFLWA